The sequence tgtagatttgccgcaggtggtattaactacttggccggagatttGCAGACTGAAATCacttgattgttcgaaaaataagataataccGTACTTAGCAGGGCACGTTTTGCACTCGGTCACGGCTACTGTTTACCGAAGTAAGTATAGTCATTATAGTATATATAAGTGaaccaggggcctttggcagctccaTAGTatacctgacaccagggttgatgaggttggacaTTGGTGTCACGATACCACACACACGAGAGAAGTTATATTTCGTAATAAAAGTCATAAAAAAACTTcaactaatttaattataaaaacctATATTCATCTAAATTTGAAAAactgaaacataataaaaataaaaacggtgaaaataaaaacattttgtcTAAATGCTAGACATGAAATAATCATCAGCGGGGCAGGGATCATTGGCATTCAACGGTTTATACCTGTAGATTTTACCCTTAGTGCCTATAACAATGTTATTCTTATGGTCAAACGCCATACCGGTGATCTTAAACCCTAACTGTGCAACTTTAACAGGTAAAATACTCTTAGTGGAAAGCTTAAACAAAGACCCTTTCACTGCAACAATTGCTTCATCATTATTattcaattccaaaatataTTTCAACTCTCTTGTAAATCCTTTATACTGAATCGGTTCGAAATAGTCTATGGAGAAGAAGTAAAGTCTTCCATCGACGTATTCGTAAAACGCATTGCCTTTGCTGTCCAAAAGGAAGTTGTAGGCTTTAGGAATCCTGTCGTACCTTTTCACAGCAGCAGATCCATTCATAAACCGAAATATCTCGCGGCTAGAGCCCGTGGTAATATACATTTGATTGTCAGTTTTGTCGATGAAAATATTTCTCACGTCATCATCACCAATCGGTCTCTCAGCTGATATTTCGCTCCTAGTGTAATCATAAGTGAGTATTCCTTGGTTAGTTCCGATGTAAATAACGTTATTCTGAACATCTATCCCGACGCACTGGCCAATCAGATCGTCTGAGACTGGTAATTCTTTGATACCTAAAGATCCGTGTTTGAGTAGATGGATTCCCTTGGTGTAATTCCTCTTGTGGAGAATGAAAAATATGTGTTCTGTCCTAGGGTCGATGACCATGCCGGTGGGATACCCATCTATGGTGGCAACTAGTTGTCGTTTGTAGTATTCGGTTCCGATTTTGATTCTCTCACATTTTTCCGCGCTGTAGATGTTGAAGAGGACGATGAAGATAGGAAGGATGGTGGTAAGGCTCCGTTTTAAGGCCTGCATTTTGGTTTCATGACCAGTGATGGTGGGTCTGTAAAAAAGAATACAGAAGAATATAAACCTACAAAATTATCTTTAAGTGAGTTTCTTGAATacggaaataaatatttttcaatttaaaaatgtttgcaaCACACGACTTTGCAGGActaaaagaaaaagaacaaCTTAATTTATTGCCCTATTTCTTATCTTATATCGTATCTAACATTTCTTTTATTAATGTATTATATTGAACATTCATTCTcgtattattcataaaaaaatgtattaaagaaCTCGGTTATCACTGATTTTATTTAGGGATTGCTTGACCGTggatttatttcacatttttaaCTATTTTCTAGTATTCACCATAAAATtttcctttaagtttttgtgAAATTATCAAACCATGATCAGGAGGTTTAAAAGGCCAAAATGAAGcaattgcttcgatgaggccTTTTTTACCCCCCAGATCACATAATTTTCTTTATCCAATTTGAATTTTATCTACTGTACCAATATCACTGTTATCGTCACCAGAAATTACCTTTCCACTTTGGATTATTttcacttttttaattattggaTTTTCCTACCTTTGTGTATCCTGAGTGGCTCTCTCCGAAATGGTGTCACAGCGATGGTAAGCACTCTTTATAAAACATCCCGTTGTATAGAGCGACACCCAATGTTTATAAACACGCGGCACTTTCAGTCTAGACAAAGGCGTTAGAGGATGTTTCCAAAATCGATGTGAGAGTGTTTTTTTTACCAGTATTAGGTACTGTATCAGGGCTTCGAACGGAATTCtcgaacaggggggttaaaaaaaatctaaaaaagcaatattgcaatttgcgcatataaaagtaagtcagcgatgcacacaaatgtcaaatagcaatattgcttcgatgtggcctttttaactccccaagGTTTAGGTTTGCTGCTAAATAAGCTTGCGGGTTCGAGTCCCTAGCGAATATGAATTATAAGTAAACCCCAATATAAACCGCCCTTTAGCTAATAGAAAATTAGAGATAGGTTGCAAATTATTTACttcttgatttctttttttgtcAAAGTCCACAATGTAGATAATTCATAAAGTAAGCTAGCTAGGTACCTACTCCTAAATGAAACTGATAATAATTAAgtgttaataattatgtaccaaaACTATCACTTTCATTTATCAGCTACCGATTAGTAACTCATTACAATATTTAAGGCAAGAATGTCAGTTTTGGGGCGAAATAAAGCAAAAACGATTTATGAAAGCCCTATGATACATTTCCATTCATCCCTTTGTCCTAGACcttaaaggaaatatttactttCAGGTGGGATGTTACCTTGTTATGTGTATAGGAATTCTACAGGGCGTTTGAACAATAGAATAATAGTTGTATTGTCCTTTTCACCCTTATTTACTTCATTCTGTAAGTGAACTGCCACTGGGAACTGTATTGGGTCCAGTATTTTAATTCTTTCAGCCGCCCTAACCTACTCGTGTA is a genomic window of Pectinophora gossypiella chromosome 25, ilPecGoss1.1, whole genome shotgun sequence containing:
- the LOC126378165 gene encoding uncharacterized protein LOC126378165, producing MQALKRSLTTILPIFIVLFNIYSAEKCERIKIGTEYYKRQLVATIDGYPTGMVIDPRTEHIFFILHKRNYTKGIHLLKHGSLGIKELPVSDDLIGQCVGIDVQNNVIYIGTNQGILTYDYTRSEISAERPIGDDDVRNIFIDKTDNQMYITTGSSREIFRFMNGSAAVKRYDRIPKAYNFLLDSKGNAFYEYVDGRLYFFSIDYFEPIQYKGFTRELKYILELNNNDEAIVAVKGSLFKLSTKSILPVKVAQLGFKITGMAFDHKNNIVIGTKGKIYRYKPLNANDPCPADDYFMSSI